A DNA window from Castanea sativa cultivar Marrone di Chiusa Pesio chromosome 7, ASM4071231v1 contains the following coding sequences:
- the LOC142642418 gene encoding uncharacterized protein At4g06744-like, with product MGTITFSASFLLSNILLCLCLYNEVAFGDEVVKSNRETLEIIIGGGGGGYNPVPTPECPPPPPPPEPVCPPPPSPPPPPPPSPPPPSPLPPPPLPRSSPPPPIILNPNGRLDAVFHALQRFKNRTRDPKGCIKNWNGMGQQICNYKGIACAMYPNENRRAVAGLDINGCGLTGKNSNHLPLDDFLEELTDITFFHANSNNFTGGIPAKISKLKYFYELDLSNNKLTGYFPYQVLAATKLTFLDLWFNTFQDKVPPQLFNLDVDVLFINNNNFYDTLPSNLGNTPALYLTVANNHFKGPIPQSIGNAKDTLIEVLFLSNSLTGCLPYEIGLLKNATVFDVSCNQLIGPIPLSFQCLFKIELLVLAQNQFYGEVPEAVCKLPNLSNFSLSYNYFTQVGPICRKLIDKKILDVRMNCILDLSNQRSKAECAAFFSEYKYHACPSPQSLKKVPCATNYHYSGSLDASDNQPMAVAPSPRSYDTLIPHRL from the coding sequence ATGGGCACTATCACATTCTCTGCTTCCTTTTTGCTATCAAATATCTTgctatgtttgtgtttgtacaATGAAGTGGCTTTTGGTGATGAGGTTGTTAAGTCCAATAGGGAAACATTGGAAATTATCAtaggtggtggaggtggtggctATAATCCTGTTCCCACTCCTGAAtgccctcctcctcctcctcctcctgaACCAGTTTGCCCTCCACCTCCATCTCCACCGCCACCACCGCCTCCTTCGCCACCGCCCCCTTCACCTCTACCGCCTCCACCTCTACCCCGTTCATCGCCACCACCTCCAATAATTCTCAACCCTAACGGTCGCTTAGATGCGGTCTTCCATGCACTTCAACGCTTCAAAAATAGAACCAGAGACCCAAAAGGCTGTATAAAGAATTGGAATGGCATGGGACAACAAATATGCAATTACAAAGGCATCGCCTGTGCCATGTATCCAAACGAAAACAGAAGAGCAGTTGCTGGATTAGACATCAATGGTTGTGGGCTTACTGGTAAGAATAGTAATCATCTTCCACTCGATGATTTCCTTGAAGAGTTAACAGACATAACATTCTTCCACGCAAACTCCAACAATTTCACCGGTGGCATCCCAGCAAAGATATCCAAGCTTAAGTACTTCTACGAGCTGGATCTTAGTAACAACAAATTAACAGGCTATTTCCCATATCAAGTTCTTGCTGCCACAAAGTTAACATTTTTGGACCTCTGGTTTAACACTTTCCAAGACAAGGTTCCACCTCAATTGTTCAACTTAGACGTGGACGTACTgttcatcaacaacaacaatttttaCGATACTCTTCCTAGTAATCTTGGCAACACGCCAGCCCTTTATCTCACTGTCGCCAACAACCATTTCAAAGGGCCAATCCCACAAAGCATTGGCAATGCTAAAGACACTCTTATTGAGGTGCTCTTCTTGAGCAACAGTCTTACTGGGTGCTTGCCATATGAAATTGGGTTACTGAAAAACGCCACCGTTTTCGATGTGAGCTGCAACCAGTTGATAGGTCCAATACCACTCTCATTTCAGTGTTTGTTCAAGATAGAGCTGCTTGTCTTGGCTCAAAACCAGTTCTATGGGGAGGTTCCTGAGGCTGTTTGCAAGCTGCCTAATTTGTCAAACTTCTCCTTATCATACAACTACTTCACTCAGGTTGGTCCTATATGCAGGAAATTGATCGACAAAAAGATACTTGATGTAAGGATGAATTGCATTCTAGACCTTTCTAATCAGAGATCAAAGGCTGAGTGTGCTGCATTTTTCTCTGAGTATAAGTACCACGCTTGCCCCAGTCCGCAGTCCTTGAAGAAAGTTCCATGTGCTACAAATTATCATTATTCAGGTTCACTTGATGCCTCTGATAATCAACCAATGGCTGTAGCTCCTTCACCAAGATCCTATGATACTCTTATACCGCATAGGTTGTGA